A genome region from Deltaproteobacteria bacterium includes the following:
- a CDS encoding heavy metal-associated domain-containing protein, which yields MEKAKIQGMTCQHCVMSVTKALSSIPGLTNLRVNLVKGEATFENPQNVSPEKIRKTIEDAGYKVVE from the coding sequence GTGGAAAAAGCTAAAATTCAAGGAATGACTTGCCAGCATTGTGTGATGTCCGTAACCAAAGCATTGAGCTCGATCCCCGGTCTTACGAACCTACGGGTAAATTTGGTGAAGGGGGAGGCTACCTTTGAAAATCCTCAGAACGTTTCCCCGGAAAAAATCCGCAAGACCATCGAGGATGCTGGATATAAGGTCGTCGAATAA
- a CDS encoding heavy metal translocating P-type ATPase, which translates to ALTYGLLNFVAVLIIACPCALGLATPTSIMVGTGKGAENGVLIRGGEALETAHKITDVVMDKTGTLTKGQPSITDIVPFNGQREEEILRYAASAEKGSEHPLGEAIVNRAKEKNIPLIDPKDFKAIAGHGIEATIDNKSVLMGNAKLMNDRGISLGDLGGKAEELSHQGKTPMFVAIDQNPAGIIAVADTLKENSQEAVKALQKMGIEVVMITGDNRRTAEAIGRQIGIGRVLAEVLPEGKANEVKKLQAEGKKVAMVGDGINDAPALAQADVGIAIGTGTDVAMESADITLISGDLRGVVTAIALSKATLRNIKQNLFWAFAYNSILIPVAAGVLFPFFGILLNPIYAAAAMGLSSVTVVSNALRLRRFRSPMGGSPYFRA; encoded by the coding sequence GCCCTTACCTACGGGCTGCTCAACTTTGTAGCGGTTTTGATTATCGCCTGCCCCTGCGCCCTGGGCTTGGCCACCCCCACTTCCATCATGGTAGGAACCGGCAAGGGGGCGGAGAACGGGGTTTTGATTCGCGGGGGGGAAGCGCTGGAAACCGCCCATAAGATCACCGACGTTGTGATGGATAAGACAGGAACGCTGACCAAAGGCCAACCCTCGATTACGGATATTGTTCCGTTTAACGGTCAGAGGGAAGAGGAAATCTTGCGCTATGCCGCCTCGGCAGAGAAGGGTTCGGAGCATCCTTTGGGAGAGGCGATTGTCAACCGAGCCAAAGAAAAGAACATCCCTTTAATCGATCCCAAAGATTTTAAAGCGATTGCCGGTCATGGAATTGAGGCCACCATCGATAACAAGTCGGTCCTGATGGGGAATGCCAAATTGATGAATGATCGAGGGATATCTTTGGGGGATCTCGGAGGGAAGGCCGAAGAACTATCCCATCAGGGAAAGACCCCTATGTTTGTGGCCATCGACCAAAACCCGGCCGGCATCATCGCCGTGGCCGACACCCTGAAGGAAAATTCTCAGGAGGCCGTGAAGGCCCTCCAGAAGATGGGGATCGAGGTGGTGATGATTACCGGAGATAACCGGAGGACGGCTGAGGCCATCGGGAGGCAGATCGGAATCGGCCGAGTCCTGGCCGAAGTTCTCCCAGAGGGGAAAGCGAATGAGGTGAAAAAACTTCAGGCTGAAGGAAAGAAGGTGGCTATGGTGGGAGATGGCATCAACGATGCTCCGGCTCTGGCTCAGGCGGACGTAGGGATTGCCATCGGAACCGGAACCGATGTGGCCATGGAATCCGCGGATATCACCTTGATCAGCGGTGATCTACGGGGGGTCGTGACGGCCATTGCCCTCAGCAAAGCCACTCTCAGAAACATCAAGCAGAACCTCTTTTGGGCTTTTGCTTACAACTCTATCTTGATCCCAGTTGCGGCCGGCGTTCTCTTCCCTTTCTTCGGCATTCTTCTGAATCCTATTTATGCCGCGGCCGCCATGGGGCTTTCTTCGGTAACCGTTGTGTCCAATGCCTTGAGGTTGAGAAGGTTCAGGTCGCCGATGGGGGGATCGCCTTATTTTCGGGCGTAA